A window of the Egibacter rhizosphaerae genome harbors these coding sequences:
- a CDS encoding TIM barrel protein, whose product MTPTSPPRRVGAHVPAASAARQVRLQDADVAQVFLASPRAWRPPADDAHPHLRDLPVPVVAHASYLCNPASGDPEVRRKTREVVVASLRTADALALDGVVVHGGHVTAGAADEVGSRGWTELLRAVADVRTRTPLLIENTGNGDRAMARTLEQLAHLWGLVDASDVPVGFCLDTCHTFAGDPAFIHDPESWLRGLLDIVGTVQLVHVNGSAAPAGSRQDRHANLAAPANLLPDELIAVQLAAADGAPAVVETPGDARARADDIAYVRDLEARFGLADPRGVHSGTAHDRVTRE is encoded by the coding sequence ATGACCCCCACGTCCCCGCCACGCCGGGTGGGCGCCCACGTCCCCGCCGCCTCCGCCGCTCGGCAGGTGCGGCTGCAGGACGCGGACGTCGCGCAGGTGTTCCTGGCCTCGCCCCGCGCCTGGCGGCCTCCCGCCGACGATGCGCACCCGCACCTGCGTGACCTCCCGGTGCCGGTGGTCGCCCACGCCTCGTACCTGTGCAACCCCGCGAGCGGTGACCCCGAGGTGCGCCGCAAGACGCGCGAGGTCGTCGTCGCGAGCCTGCGAACCGCGGACGCGCTCGCGCTCGACGGCGTCGTGGTCCACGGGGGGCACGTTACTGCCGGTGCAGCCGACGAGGTCGGCTCGCGAGGGTGGACCGAGTTGCTGCGAGCGGTCGCCGACGTCAGGACGCGCACGCCGCTGCTCATCGAGAACACCGGCAACGGCGATCGGGCGATGGCCCGCACGCTCGAGCAACTCGCACACCTGTGGGGGCTCGTCGACGCGAGCGACGTGCCGGTCGGCTTCTGCCTGGACACGTGTCACACCTTCGCCGGCGATCCGGCGTTCATCCACGATCCGGAGTCGTGGCTGCGCGGTCTGCTCGACATCGTGGGAACGGTGCAGCTCGTGCACGTCAACGGCTCCGCGGCCCCCGCCGGCTCGCGACAGGACCGGCACGCGAACCTCGCCGCACCCGCGAACCTGCTCCCCGACGAGCTCATCGCCGTCCAGCTCGCGGCCGCCGACGGCGCGCCGGCGGTGGTGGAGACCCCCGGTGACGCCCGGGCGCGCGCCGACGACATCGCGTACGTCCGCGACCTCGAGGCCCGGTTCGGGCTCGCCGACCCCAGAGGTGTCCACAGCGGCACGGCCCACGACCGGGTCACCCGGGAGTGA
- a CDS encoding sugar O-acetyltransferase has product MSEMKQRMLNGELYLADDRELADDRARAQALLDRFNRAAHDAHGERAAALRELVGHLGEGSEILPTLRCDYGFPISVGAGTFVNYDCVLLDEAPITIGASCQIAPRVQLLTATHPVDPVARRQGWEYGEPITLEDNVWLGGGVIVCPGARIGEDTVVGAGAVVTGDLPGGVVAAGTPARVVRAITDDDRVTPG; this is encoded by the coding sequence GTGAGCGAGATGAAGCAGCGGATGCTGAACGGGGAGCTCTACCTCGCCGACGATCGGGAGCTCGCGGACGACCGGGCGCGCGCCCAGGCGCTGCTCGATCGCTTCAACCGTGCGGCGCACGACGCGCACGGGGAGCGCGCCGCGGCGTTGCGTGAGCTGGTCGGCCATCTCGGTGAGGGCTCCGAGATCCTGCCGACGCTGCGCTGCGACTACGGGTTCCCCATCAGTGTCGGTGCCGGCACGTTCGTGAACTACGACTGCGTCCTGCTCGACGAGGCGCCGATCACGATCGGCGCCTCCTGCCAGATCGCGCCTCGGGTGCAGCTGCTCACCGCCACCCACCCGGTCGACCCGGTCGCTCGACGGCAGGGGTGGGAGTACGGCGAGCCGATCACGCTCGAGGACAACGTCTGGCTCGGAGGAGGCGTGATCGTGTGCCCCGGCGCGCGCATCGGGGAGGACACGGTCGTCGGGGCCGGCGCGGTCGTGACCGGGGACCTGCCCGGCGGGGTCGTGGCTGCCGGGACGCCCGCCCGTGTGGTGCGGGCGATCACCGACGACGACCGCGTCACTCCCGGGTGA
- a CDS encoding TetR/AcrR family transcriptional regulator, with product MNRERRARGHGDELREELLDAAESLLAERDDERQVTIRAIVDRVGVTPPALYLHFANKQELVKAVVGRRFAALGAAIEHAVADPADRGEAAAALRAGCLAYLDWARENPGGYAVLFRVRRDTQLVTTEEVASVAFDSLVGGIRACQEAGVSGVDDARATAALVWASLHGLATLTSLRTQFPWPPLETMVDDLLHGVVGIPSKRVQARLGASEEQA from the coding sequence GTGAATCGGGAACGTCGAGCGCGCGGCCACGGTGACGAGCTCCGCGAGGAGCTCCTCGACGCGGCCGAGTCGCTGCTCGCCGAGCGCGACGACGAGCGGCAGGTCACGATCCGGGCGATCGTGGACCGGGTCGGGGTCACCCCGCCGGCGCTCTACCTGCACTTCGCGAACAAGCAGGAGCTCGTCAAGGCGGTCGTCGGCCGCCGGTTCGCGGCCCTCGGTGCGGCCATCGAGCATGCCGTGGCCGACCCCGCGGACCGAGGCGAGGCGGCCGCCGCCCTCCGCGCCGGCTGCCTCGCGTACCTCGACTGGGCGCGCGAGAACCCCGGTGGCTACGCCGTGTTGTTCCGCGTCCGGCGCGACACCCAGCTCGTCACCACCGAGGAGGTCGCCTCGGTCGCTTTCGACAGCCTCGTCGGCGGCATCCGCGCGTGTCAGGAAGCCGGCGTCAGCGGCGTCGACGACGCCCGAGCGACGGCCGCACTGGTCTGGGCCTCGCTCCACGGGCTCGCGACGTTGACCTCCCTGCGCACCCAGTTCCCGTGGCCGCCGCTCGAGACGATGGTGGACGACCTGCTCCACGGCGTCGTCGGCATCCCCTCGAAACGGGTGCAGGCCCGGTTGGGTGCGAGCGAGGAGCAAGCGTGA
- a CDS encoding DoxX family protein, whose protein sequence is MSTTRVDKPSGPEAHGRWVRLPVRPVWALRLGWLLGWFFAGAGVMRLLPVPFDVAMFADWGLSMGFRTLVGTAELAVGALALWPRTRPVGLIGIGVVMVSAGTVHAVLGHSPIVAMVLNGSLAAAAFGTAWALRAEILR, encoded by the coding sequence ATGAGTACGACGCGAGTGGACAAGCCGTCGGGGCCGGAAGCGCACGGGCGATGGGTCCGGCTTCCGGTCCGCCCCGTGTGGGCGCTGCGGCTGGGGTGGCTGCTGGGATGGTTCTTCGCGGGGGCAGGGGTGATGCGCCTGTTGCCGGTGCCCTTCGATGTCGCGATGTTCGCGGACTGGGGGCTGTCGATGGGGTTCCGGACGCTGGTGGGCACCGCCGAACTCGCGGTCGGGGCGCTCGCGCTGTGGCCCCGCACCCGACCGGTGGGCCTGATCGGGATCGGTGTCGTGATGGTCTCTGCCGGCACGGTCCACGCGGTGCTCGGGCACTCACCCATCGTGGCGATGGTGCTGAACGGCTCCCTGGCCGCCGCCGCGTTCGGGACCGCGTGGGCGCTGCGCGCCGAGATCCTACGATGA
- a CDS encoding ATP-binding protein, whose product MDPDPVLYAASVELVEREGALAALGTWLGEASTGVGRLVLVAGEAGIGKTSLVRAFCDDRDDAARVWWGSCDALSTPRPLGPLYDIARTAHGELASLMASGASRHERFSGFLEALSWPLQPTIAVFEDVHWADDATRDLLVFVARRLTGVNALVVATYRDDEVGSDHPLRQVLGSVATLAAARRLALPRLSPSAVTGLATERNADGQQVYRVTGGNPFFVTEVLAGDTEQVPDTVTDAVLARAGRLSPSARSLLEVAAVVPDRVDPELVYTVATGGTEAIEACVQAGLLLTTGRSLRFRHELARLAVERSISVPRRLSLHAAVLGHLTEQPGADPARLAYHAEQAGDRDAVLAHAPVAGERASRLGAHREAAAHYERAVAHAEGIEPRVRAELFEHHADECTAIDEEAAALRSYDGAVTAWREVGDHERAATVLARRAYALWGVGRNGEARTSVEEAITLLESRPPGLALATAYTYSAHLHMLAREIPRAIELGQRAVGIAEDHHDIALLGRALNIVGAAQWFVDPDQAERTLARALEAAHRSGDDTIVGVVMRMLGSGSGEVRRYEVADHWLREGIRWCATHDLDIHGDYCLAWLARTCLELGRWTEADRLATDAANRPSQHAPTRIVALTTLGRLRVRRGDTDADEPLTEAWDLARATGDLQRLWPVAAGRAEAAWLAGRPDDIVGLVADTFELAVRLKQAWPVGELGFWLWCAGELRAPPEHAAGPFALQIAGDWRAAAAAWEQIGCPYEVAAALADGDDPDVLRRAFTILGGLGAAPLADRVAARLRGLGVHDLPRRPSRATVGNPEGLTGRQLEVLGQLGEGRTNAEIAAALHISPKTVGHHVSAILDKLGVADRREADRLARDRGLIGS is encoded by the coding sequence GTGGATCCCGACCCGGTGCTCTACGCTGCCAGCGTGGAGCTGGTGGAGCGGGAGGGGGCACTGGCCGCCCTTGGGACGTGGCTGGGGGAGGCCAGCACCGGCGTGGGCCGGCTGGTGCTGGTGGCCGGTGAGGCGGGGATCGGCAAGACCTCGCTGGTCCGGGCGTTCTGCGACGACCGTGACGACGCGGCCCGGGTGTGGTGGGGCTCCTGCGACGCGCTGAGCACACCACGGCCGTTGGGCCCGTTGTACGACATCGCCCGGACGGCGCACGGGGAACTGGCGTCGTTGATGGCCAGTGGTGCGTCCCGCCACGAGCGGTTCTCGGGGTTCCTGGAGGCGTTGTCGTGGCCCTTGCAGCCGACGATCGCGGTGTTCGAGGACGTCCATTGGGCGGATGACGCGACCCGGGACCTGTTGGTGTTCGTGGCGCGGCGCCTGACTGGTGTGAACGCGTTGGTGGTCGCGACCTACCGGGACGACGAGGTCGGCAGCGACCATCCGCTCCGGCAGGTGCTCGGCAGCGTGGCGACGCTCGCTGCGGCCAGGCGCCTGGCCCTGCCACGGTTGTCGCCGTCCGCGGTGACCGGTCTCGCCACGGAACGCAACGCCGACGGCCAACAGGTCTACCGGGTGACGGGCGGCAACCCGTTCTTCGTCACCGAGGTGCTGGCGGGCGATACGGAGCAGGTGCCCGACACCGTCACCGACGCGGTGCTGGCTCGTGCGGGTCGGCTCTCACCATCGGCGCGTTCGCTGTTGGAGGTGGCCGCGGTCGTCCCGGATCGAGTCGACCCCGAGCTGGTGTACACGGTCGCGACCGGTGGCACCGAGGCGATCGAGGCGTGTGTTCAGGCCGGCCTGCTGCTCACGACGGGACGGTCGCTGAGGTTCCGCCACGAGCTGGCCCGGCTCGCGGTCGAGCGGTCGATCTCGGTCCCGCGGCGGCTCTCGCTCCATGCGGCCGTACTGGGCCACCTCACCGAGCAGCCGGGAGCGGACCCCGCTCGCTTGGCTTACCACGCCGAGCAGGCCGGGGACCGCGACGCGGTCCTCGCCCATGCGCCGGTGGCGGGTGAGCGGGCGAGCCGGCTCGGCGCTCATCGTGAGGCTGCGGCCCACTACGAGCGGGCGGTCGCCCACGCCGAGGGGATCGAGCCTCGCGTCCGGGCGGAGCTTTTCGAACACCACGCCGACGAGTGCACGGCGATCGACGAGGAAGCCGCCGCCCTGCGCTCCTACGACGGGGCCGTGACGGCCTGGCGCGAGGTCGGGGATCACGAGCGGGCCGCGACCGTCCTCGCTCGCCGGGCGTACGCGCTCTGGGGCGTGGGGCGCAACGGGGAGGCCCGGACGTCGGTCGAGGAAGCCATCACGCTGTTGGAGTCCCGGCCACCGGGCCTGGCGCTGGCGACGGCCTACACCTACAGCGCGCACCTCCACATGCTGGCTCGCGAGATCCCTCGAGCCATCGAGTTGGGGCAGCGGGCCGTGGGCATCGCCGAGGACCACCACGACATCGCGCTGCTCGGACGGGCACTCAACATCGTAGGAGCCGCACAGTGGTTCGTGGACCCCGACCAGGCGGAGCGGACGCTCGCGCGGGCGCTCGAGGCCGCACACCGGTCGGGCGACGACACCATCGTCGGCGTCGTCATGCGCATGCTGGGTTCCGGCAGCGGCGAGGTGCGGCGCTACGAGGTCGCCGACCACTGGCTCCGCGAGGGGATCCGATGGTGCGCGACGCACGACCTGGACATCCACGGGGACTACTGCCTGGCATGGCTCGCCCGCACGTGTCTCGAACTGGGACGGTGGACCGAAGCGGACCGCCTGGCCACCGACGCCGCGAACCGTCCGAGCCAGCACGCACCCACACGTATCGTGGCGTTGACCACCCTCGGTCGCCTGCGCGTCCGCCGTGGTGACACCGACGCGGACGAGCCCCTGACCGAGGCCTGGGACCTCGCCCGCGCGACCGGCGACCTCCAGCGGTTGTGGCCTGTAGCCGCTGGCCGTGCGGAGGCGGCGTGGCTGGCTGGGCGCCCGGACGACATCGTCGGGCTGGTCGCGGACACCTTCGAGCTCGCCGTCCGACTCAAGCAGGCGTGGCCGGTCGGGGAACTGGGGTTCTGGCTGTGGTGCGCGGGCGAGCTACGGGCCCCGCCGGAACACGCCGCGGGGCCCTTCGCGTTGCAGATCGCCGGAGACTGGCGCGCAGCGGCAGCCGCGTGGGAGCAGATCGGGTGCCCTTACGAAGTGGCGGCCGCGTTGGCCGATGGGGACGACCCAGACGTGTTGCGGCGGGCGTTCACGATCCTCGGCGGGTTGGGAGCGGCACCGTTGGCCGACCGGGTGGCGGCCAGGTTGCGTGGGTTGGGAGTGCACGATCTGCCTCGGCGTCCATCCCGGGCGACGGTGGGCAACCCCGAGGGCTTGACGGGTCGGCAGCTGGAGGTGCTCGGTCAGCTCGGTGAAGGACGGACCAACGCCGAGATCGCGGCGGCGCTGCACATCTCCCCCAAGACGGTGGGCCACCACGTGTCGGCGATCCTGGACAAGCTCGGGGTGGCCGACCGTCGGGAGGCCGACCGCCTCGCCCGCGACCGCGGCCTCATCGGATCCTAA
- a CDS encoding DUF4242 domain-containing protein, with product MPTYLIERSIPGASELGQDQLRDIAITSNKVVADLGVPYTWIRSYVAGDKIYCVHETEAVETIREHARCGGFPADLVVEVVAEIGPHTADG from the coding sequence ATGCCCACGTACCTCATCGAACGCAGCATCCCTGGCGCGAGCGAACTCGGCCAAGATCAGCTGCGCGACATCGCGATCACATCGAACAAGGTCGTCGCCGACCTCGGCGTTCCCTACACCTGGATCCGCAGCTACGTCGCCGGAGACAAGATCTACTGCGTCCACGAGACCGAGGCGGTCGAGACGATCCGCGAGCACGCCCGCTGCGGCGGCTTCCCCGCCGACCTCGTCGTCGAGGTGGTCGCCGAGATCGGTCCCCACACCGCCGACGGATGA
- a CDS encoding diguanylate cyclase domain-containing protein: MRRGLRRRLAEPIHLAHIEFVVSASLGIAVDGGTARTPDQLLNAADQDMYVEKARSRAVNPAPGLRGHRDTEDA, from the coding sequence GTGCGGCGGGGCCTGCGGCGCCGTCTCGCCGAGCCGATCCACCTCGCGCACATAGAGTTCGTCGTGAGCGCCAGTCTCGGGATCGCCGTCGACGGCGGAACCGCTCGGACCCCTGACCAACTCCTCAACGCCGCGGATCAGGACATGTACGTCGAGAAGGCCCGCTCCCGCGCGGTGAACCCTGCTCCTGGCCTGCGTGGACACCGCGACACCGAGGACGCTTGA
- a CDS encoding response regulator transcription factor — MATKPRPAGPTPRTTASGSWRDRRPAGLSDREVEVLRLVARGLSNREVAERLVISPRTAEHHVQHAYAKIGVSTRAAAGLFAMEHGLLW; from the coding sequence GTGGCGACGAAGCCGAGGCCCGCCGGCCCGACCCCCAGGACCACAGCGAGCGGATCCTGGCGCGATCGGAGGCCGGCCGGTCTGTCGGACCGCGAGGTGGAGGTGCTGCGCCTGGTCGCGCGCGGCCTGTCGAACCGGGAGGTCGCGGAGCGCCTGGTGATCTCGCCACGCACCGCCGAGCACCACGTGCAGCACGCCTATGCGAAGATCGGCGTGTCGACCCGCGCCGCGGCGGGCCTGTTCGCCATGGAGCACGGCCTGTTGTGGTGA
- a CDS encoding HNH endonuclease codes for MVDETREHGVRQAAFARLDQLIAQHPDAVPAARLLEGFEWQGRRFTLMGQGPGIWKPRGLDAALSILTAPPKPGEPPPYDDDWLDETQLRYAYRGTDPSMWQNAALRLAYEHQLPIVYLYGVAKSRYLPVYPAFVGRDRPAELAVDVVFQAGDEDRGVAMEIDGRAYVTRPTRQRLHQHGFRVRVLEAYRRRCAMCALRRGPLLDAAHIVPHSEPEGLAVTANGLSLCKLHHAAYDQWLLGVRPGDLRIEVTRDVLDEIDGPMLRHGLQDLDGESLRVLPRRPVDRPSDERLAWRHERFRQHGGPMR; via the coding sequence ATGGTCGACGAGACGCGCGAGCACGGGGTGCGGCAGGCCGCGTTCGCGCGCCTCGACCAGCTCATCGCCCAGCACCCCGACGCCGTGCCCGCCGCGCGGCTGCTCGAGGGGTTCGAGTGGCAGGGGCGACGCTTCACCCTGATGGGCCAGGGGCCGGGGATCTGGAAGCCACGCGGCCTCGACGCCGCGCTGTCGATTCTCACCGCACCGCCGAAGCCGGGTGAGCCGCCGCCGTACGACGACGACTGGCTCGACGAGACGCAGCTGCGCTACGCCTACCGCGGCACCGATCCATCCATGTGGCAGAACGCGGCCCTGCGCCTCGCGTACGAGCACCAGCTGCCGATCGTCTACCTCTACGGCGTCGCCAAGAGTCGCTACCTGCCGGTCTACCCCGCATTCGTCGGTCGGGACCGCCCAGCCGAGCTAGCCGTGGACGTCGTGTTCCAGGCCGGGGATGAGGACCGAGGCGTCGCTATGGAGATCGACGGTCGCGCGTACGTCACACGGCCGACGCGCCAGCGGCTGCATCAGCACGGCTTCCGGGTACGCGTGTTGGAGGCGTACCGTCGGCGGTGCGCCATGTGCGCGCTACGACGCGGTCCGCTGCTGGACGCCGCGCACATCGTGCCCCACAGCGAGCCGGAAGGCCTTGCCGTCACCGCCAACGGTTTGTCGCTGTGCAAGCTGCATCACGCGGCCTATGACCAGTGGCTGCTGGGGGTGCGACCGGGTGACCTGCGGATCGAGGTCACTCGGGACGTCCTCGACGAAATCGACGGGCCGATGCTGCGCCACGGACTGCAGGACCTCGACGGCGAGTCCTTGCGCGTACTGCCGCGTCGGCCGGTCGATCGTCCCAGCGACGAACGCCTCGCGTGGCGCCACGAGCGCTTCCGCCAGCACGGCGGGCCGATGCGATGA
- a CDS encoding class I SAM-dependent methyltransferase, with the protein MSRARSWTLDEVAAAGRENLDAGHVARYDAKEDADAEAEVSVLRGVGFGEHSEVVDLGAGTGQFTVAAAAVCARVVAVDVSPVMIAHLTDKTTAAGLANVEVVQAGFLTYEHGSRPADLVYSRFALHHLPDFWKAVALHRVHRMLRPGGVLRLWDVVYDFDVAEAEERLEAWCATGADTVEGAWSRTEIEEHIRDEHSTFTWLLEPMIERCGFAIDEAESSPDGFFAKYLARAR; encoded by the coding sequence ATGAGCCGGGCACGGTCCTGGACGCTCGACGAGGTGGCGGCCGCCGGCCGGGAGAACCTGGACGCCGGTCACGTGGCGCGCTACGACGCGAAGGAGGACGCCGACGCCGAGGCTGAGGTCAGCGTCCTGCGCGGCGTCGGCTTCGGCGAGCACTCCGAGGTCGTCGACCTCGGGGCGGGGACCGGTCAGTTCACGGTCGCTGCCGCGGCGGTCTGCGCACGCGTGGTCGCCGTGGACGTGTCCCCGGTGATGATCGCGCACCTCACCGACAAGACGACCGCCGCCGGCCTCGCGAACGTCGAGGTCGTGCAGGCCGGCTTCCTCACCTACGAGCACGGCTCGCGCCCCGCTGACCTCGTCTACTCGCGGTTCGCCCTGCACCACCTGCCCGACTTCTGGAAGGCCGTCGCCCTGCACCGCGTCCACCGCATGCTGCGACCGGGCGGGGTGCTGCGCTTGTGGGACGTCGTCTACGACTTCGACGTCGCCGAGGCCGAGGAGCGCCTCGAGGCGTGGTGCGCGACCGGGGCGGACACCGTCGAAGGAGCGTGGAGCCGCACCGAGATCGAGGAGCACATCCGAGACGAGCACTCCACCTTCACCTGGCTGCTCGAGCCCATGATCGAGCGGTGCGGCTTCGCGATCGACGAGGCGGAGTCCTCGCCCGACGGCTTCTTCGCGAAGTACCTCGCGCGGGCGCGGTGA
- a CDS encoding DUF429 domain-containing protein, which translates to MSSEEREPRWLGIDVGGRRKGFHVAELHPSGRLAFASVRGPRVVSDLADFAQAARPAWVAIDAPAAWAPPEEVSRACERSFARAGICGIRFTPSAAVAAARADRYYEWIEHGLELWAALRTRGVPVIECFPTASWTRWHGPRGPRSRAQWSRAALAQLAAGLDLQGAESATNQDLRDAAAAALTARQAEQGTVEWYGPLVVPDGSDAGAPGGRT; encoded by the coding sequence GTGTCGAGCGAGGAACGCGAACCCCGGTGGCTCGGAATCGACGTTGGCGGCCGACGGAAGGGCTTCCACGTCGCCGAGCTTCACCCCAGCGGGCGCCTCGCGTTCGCGTCCGTCCGCGGCCCCCGCGTGGTCTCCGATCTCGCCGATTTCGCGCAGGCCGCACGGCCCGCGTGGGTGGCCATCGACGCTCCCGCGGCCTGGGCACCGCCCGAGGAGGTGTCGAGGGCATGCGAGCGGAGCTTCGCGCGCGCAGGCATCTGCGGGATTCGCTTCACCCCGAGTGCGGCCGTGGCGGCCGCGCGGGCGGATCGCTACTACGAGTGGATCGAGCACGGCCTCGAGCTCTGGGCCGCACTCCGAACTCGCGGAGTTCCCGTGATCGAGTGCTTCCCGACCGCCTCCTGGACGCGATGGCACGGGCCCCGGGGCCCTCGGTCGCGGGCGCAGTGGAGCCGGGCGGCCCTGGCTCAGCTGGCCGCCGGGCTCGATCTGCAAGGCGCCGAGTCGGCGACCAATCAGGATCTCCGGGACGCCGCTGCGGCGGCGCTCACCGCGCGCCAGGCCGAGCAGGGCACGGTCGAGTGGTACGGGCCGCTCGTCGTGCCGGACGGCAGCGACGCGGGCGCCCCCGGCGGTCGGACGTGA
- a CDS encoding thiamine pyrophosphate-dependent enzyme, with the protein MATQQLPLTYRPAAPIWCAGCGHFAVQGAIESALARLDLPPHEVVILAGIGCSGTVQNNVGTYGYHALHGRVLPAATGVALSNPSLTVIGAGGDGDGYAIGLGHLAHAFRRDVSLLYIVMNNETYGLTKGQHSPTHDPPVAYESHTEASLDAVALGLSVGATGFIARGYSGWYEQLERLTVEALTYTREQRGFAFLEVISPCITYRDAYPEWEHALVDLEAEADYDPRDRAGAFARSVRLREDGQLPAGLIYRDGREAGTPRPSPAHARTDLAVMHDRYVELAAAYTLDVDAEPVR; encoded by the coding sequence ATGGCGACGCAACAGCTGCCGCTCACCTACCGGCCGGCCGCGCCAATCTGGTGCGCGGGGTGCGGCCATTTCGCGGTGCAGGGCGCGATCGAGAGCGCGCTCGCCCGGCTCGATCTGCCGCCGCACGAGGTAGTGATCCTCGCGGGGATCGGCTGCTCGGGCACGGTGCAGAACAACGTCGGCACGTACGGCTACCACGCCCTGCACGGCCGGGTGCTGCCCGCCGCGACCGGGGTGGCGCTGTCGAACCCGTCGCTCACCGTGATCGGTGCGGGCGGGGACGGGGACGGCTACGCGATCGGCCTCGGCCACCTCGCCCACGCGTTCCGGCGCGACGTGAGCCTGCTCTACATCGTGATGAACAACGAGACCTACGGGCTCACCAAGGGGCAGCACTCCCCGACCCACGACCCGCCGGTGGCGTACGAGAGCCACACCGAGGCCTCGCTCGACGCGGTCGCCCTCGGGCTGTCGGTCGGCGCGACCGGGTTCATCGCCCGCGGCTACAGCGGCTGGTACGAGCAGCTCGAGCGGCTCACCGTCGAGGCGCTGACCTACACACGGGAGCAGCGGGGGTTCGCGTTCCTCGAGGTGATCTCGCCGTGCATCACCTACCGGGACGCCTACCCCGAGTGGGAGCACGCCCTGGTGGACCTGGAGGCCGAGGCGGACTACGACCCCCGCGACCGCGCGGGCGCGTTCGCCCGCAGCGTGCGGCTGCGGGAGGACGGTCAGCTGCCCGCCGGGCTGATCTACCGCGACGGCCGCGAGGCCGGCACCCCCCGACCGTCGCCCGCGCACGCGCGGACCGACCTGGCGGTGATGCACGACCGCTATGTCGAGCTCGCGGCGGCGTACACGCTCGACGTCGACGCGGAGCCCGTTCGCTAG